A region from the Marinobacter sp. SS13-12 genome encodes:
- a CDS encoding mechanosensitive ion channel domain-containing protein, with the protein MEDLLGTNINATELWDEALALVMAYAPKFVLAIVTLVIGLWLINRFIAVLDKKLGAKDPTLNKFLCGLISAVFKVMLLISVASMIGIATTSFIAVIGAAGLAIGLALQGSLANFAGGVLILIFKPFKVGDTIEAEGFLGAVAEIQILYTVVNTFDNRRIVIPNGNLSNSTLVNVSIYEKRRCDMTFGIHYDDDVDKAKAILQRLFDEDERSLKDPEPRICVGSLGDNSVNLMFRAWVPTDDLWPYYWDMHEKVKKAFDAEGITIPFPQRDVHVYKTE; encoded by the coding sequence ATGGAAGATCTTCTGGGAACGAATATCAACGCCACAGAGCTGTGGGACGAGGCCCTGGCACTGGTTATGGCCTACGCCCCGAAATTCGTGCTGGCCATTGTTACACTGGTTATCGGTCTCTGGCTGATTAACCGCTTCATCGCGGTTCTCGACAAGAAGCTCGGCGCGAAAGACCCCACCCTGAACAAGTTCCTCTGTGGCCTGATCAGCGCCGTTTTCAAGGTCATGCTGCTGATCTCGGTCGCCTCCATGATCGGTATTGCAACCACCTCGTTCATTGCCGTCATTGGTGCCGCCGGCCTGGCCATCGGCCTGGCGCTGCAGGGTAGCCTTGCCAACTTTGCCGGTGGCGTGCTGATCCTGATCTTCAAGCCCTTCAAGGTGGGTGACACCATCGAAGCCGAGGGTTTCCTTGGCGCTGTCGCTGAAATTCAGATTCTTTATACGGTGGTGAACACCTTCGACAACCGCCGTATCGTCATCCCCAATGGCAACCTGTCCAACTCCACCCTGGTGAACGTCAGTATCTACGAAAAGCGCCGCTGCGATATGACTTTCGGCATCCATTACGACGACGACGTCGACAAGGCCAAGGCCATTCTCCAGCGCCTGTTCGATGAAGACGAGCGTTCCCTGAAGGACCCGGAGCCGCGGATCTGTGTCGGCAGCCTGGGCGATAATTCGGTCAATCTTATGTTTCGCGCCTGGGTGCCCACTGACGACCTCTGGCCGTACTACTGGGACATGCACGAGAAGGTAAAGAAGGCGTTTGATGCCGAGGGCATCACCATCCCCTTCCCACAGCGGGATGTGCACGTCTACAAAACCGAGTGA
- the phoU gene encoding phosphate signaling complex protein PhoU — protein sequence MPDKKDDVYGDHISHKFNDELMALKSEFLEMGGLVESQVDRAITALVENDGHLADEVRATDKKVDQMEIEMDEEATLILARRQPTARDLRLVVAVIKMVSDLERVGDEAKKIAKFAIKLSEEGQAPRGYVEVRHIGNHVLAMLHDALDAFARLDSEQALRIMKEDKRVDEEYQAATRTLLTFMMEDTRNISRCMSVMWILRALERVGDHACNIAENVIFMVKGEDVRHTPVEEAEKVVGR from the coding sequence ATGCCAGATAAAAAGGACGATGTTTACGGCGATCATATATCGCACAAGTTCAATGACGAACTGATGGCCCTGAAGAGCGAATTTCTCGAAATGGGCGGTCTGGTGGAATCCCAGGTGGATCGGGCCATCACAGCGTTGGTGGAGAACGACGGCCACCTGGCTGACGAAGTCCGTGCCACCGACAAGAAAGTCGACCAGATGGAAATCGAGATGGACGAGGAGGCCACTCTGATCCTGGCTCGTCGCCAACCCACGGCGCGGGACCTGCGACTGGTGGTTGCAGTGATCAAGATGGTCTCAGACCTGGAGCGTGTCGGTGACGAGGCCAAGAAAATCGCCAAGTTCGCCATCAAGCTGTCAGAGGAAGGCCAGGCGCCGCGTGGCTACGTGGAAGTGCGTCACATCGGCAATCATGTCCTGGCTATGTTGCACGACGCCCTGGACGCCTTCGCACGCCTGGATTCTGAGCAGGCGCTGCGAATCATGAAGGAAGACAAGCGGGTGGACGAGGAGTACCAGGCGGCCACGCGCACGTTGTTGACCTTCATGATGGAAGACACCCGCAACATTTCCCGATGCATGTCGGTAATGTGGATTCTCCGTGCCCTGGAGCGGGTGGGGGACCATGCCTGTAACATCGCCGAGAACGTGATCTTCATGGTCAAAGGCGAGGATGTTCGGCATACCCCTGTGGAAGAAGCCGAAAAAGTCGTTGGCCGCTGA
- the pstB gene encoding phosphate ABC transporter ATP-binding protein PstB, translated as MNTMNPSISTEANMRDQDAEIPVPQDKPEDTVIEEGKTVGEPFSDDPKFKLRNVSVSYGSDRAIKDISLDIGRNEVISFIGPSGCGKSTFLRCLNRMNDSIDICRVKGQLMLDNEDIYSSKRDVVELRARVGMVFQKPNPFPKSIYDNVAYGARIHGLANRKSDLDDIVENSLRKAGLWEEAKDRLDAVATGMSGGQQQRLCIARAIAVSPEVILMDEPCSALDPIATARVEELIADMSESYTIVIVTHSMQQAARVSNRTAYFHLGHLVEVNETNKVFTSPEHELTESYITGRFG; from the coding sequence ATGAACACGATGAATCCGAGCATTTCCACGGAAGCCAACATGCGAGACCAGGACGCAGAGATTCCGGTGCCCCAGGACAAGCCAGAAGACACGGTAATCGAAGAAGGCAAGACGGTTGGGGAGCCCTTTTCTGACGACCCCAAGTTCAAGTTGCGTAACGTGAGCGTTTCATACGGTAGTGACCGCGCGATTAAGGATATCAGCCTCGATATTGGTCGGAATGAGGTGATCTCGTTTATCGGCCCCTCTGGTTGCGGCAAGTCGACTTTCCTGCGCTGCCTCAATCGCATGAATGACAGCATTGATATCTGTCGCGTCAAGGGCCAGCTGATGCTGGACAACGAGGACATCTACAGCTCGAAACGGGATGTGGTCGAACTGAGGGCCCGTGTAGGCATGGTGTTCCAGAAGCCGAATCCCTTTCCAAAATCTATCTACGACAACGTGGCCTACGGCGCGAGAATTCACGGTTTGGCAAACCGAAAGTCCGATCTGGACGACATCGTCGAAAACAGCCTTCGCAAAGCCGGGTTGTGGGAAGAGGCGAAGGATCGTCTCGATGCAGTCGCGACCGGCATGTCCGGTGGTCAGCAGCAGCGACTTTGCATCGCAAGAGCCATCGCCGTGAGCCCGGAAGTGATCCTGATGGACGAGCCCTGTTCTGCGCTGGACCCGATTGCGACTGCAAGAGTCGAGGAACTGATCGCCGACATGTCTGAGAGCTATACTATCGTAATCGTGACTCACTCCATGCAACAGGCAGCGAGGGTGTCTAATCGCACCGCGTATTTCCATCTGGGGCATCTGGTTGAAGTAAACGAGACCAACAAGGTATTTACCTCACCGGAGCACGAGCTTACCGAATCCTACATCACTGGCCGTTTTGGTTAA
- the pstA gene encoding phosphate ABC transporter permease PstA, translated as MSDQRSQAEIVRNSLKRRYRKERRFRLYGILAIFIALASLVILFADIIGKGHTGFIKTTITLNVTLDSEMMYLDDPTDEDQRSMADFTAPIIAALQEQIPEAEGAADKRALGGFLGTYASSEIRDLLIKNPDLLDTTQTIEFPAHDRVSVYVKHAGNPRYSIKLSEQQQRWVDELLEKGIIDTSFNDVLFSRGDSREPANAGVLGAIVGSLLTMLVTLAISFPVGIAAAVYLEEFAPQNKITDFIEVNINNLAAVPSIIFGLLGLAVFIGLFGMPRSVPVVGGMVLALMTLPTIIISSRAAIKSVPPSIREAAEGVGASKMQVVLHHVIPLAMPGMLTGSIIGMAQALGETAPLLLIGMVAFIVDVPGGFFDSATVLPVQIYLWASSSEQGFVELASAAIMVLLTFMISMNALAIWLRKRLERRW; from the coding sequence ATGAGTGATCAACGTTCTCAGGCGGAGATAGTCCGCAACTCGCTGAAACGCCGGTACCGCAAGGAACGTAGATTTCGCCTGTACGGAATTCTGGCAATTTTCATCGCCCTCGCGTCCCTGGTAATCCTGTTTGCCGATATTATCGGTAAGGGACATACAGGGTTCATAAAAACCACTATAACCCTGAATGTAACCCTCGATTCCGAAATGATGTACCTGGATGATCCGACCGACGAAGATCAGCGGTCTATGGCAGATTTCACTGCGCCTATTATTGCTGCATTGCAAGAGCAGATTCCGGAAGCAGAAGGCGCTGCGGATAAGCGTGCCCTGGGCGGCTTCCTCGGGACTTATGCATCCAGTGAGATTCGCGACCTTTTGATAAAGAATCCGGACCTTCTTGATACCACCCAGACAATCGAGTTCCCGGCCCATGACCGGGTGTCGGTATACGTCAAACACGCGGGGAATCCCCGGTACAGCATTAAGCTGTCCGAGCAGCAACAACGCTGGGTGGATGAATTGTTGGAGAAAGGGATTATCGATACCAGCTTTAACGACGTGCTGTTCAGTCGAGGCGACTCCAGGGAGCCTGCCAATGCTGGCGTTCTTGGTGCGATAGTCGGCTCCCTGCTGACCATGCTGGTGACCCTGGCGATCTCGTTTCCAGTGGGCATTGCGGCCGCAGTGTATCTGGAAGAATTCGCGCCCCAGAACAAGATCACCGATTTCATCGAGGTCAATATCAACAACCTGGCCGCAGTGCCATCGATCATCTTCGGTCTGCTGGGCCTTGCGGTCTTCATTGGTCTGTTCGGCATGCCGCGGTCAGTGCCCGTGGTGGGCGGCATGGTATTGGCACTGATGACGCTGCCAACGATCATCATTTCCAGCCGCGCGGCCATCAAGAGCGTGCCGCCCTCTATACGTGAGGCGGCCGAAGGTGTCGGTGCCTCCAAGATGCAGGTGGTGCTCCATCACGTGATACCCCTGGCGATGCCCGGCATGCTGACCGGTTCCATCATCGGTATGGCCCAGGCCCTGGGGGAGACGGCACCGTTGCTATTGATCGGCATGGTGGCCTTTATCGTGGACGTACCGGGCGGCTTTTTTGATTCAGCCACCGTACTGCCGGTACAGATATACCTGTGGGCAAGCAGCTCCGAGCAGGGTTTTGTCGAGCTGGCATCCGCCGCCATTATGGTGCTGCTCACCTTCATGATCAGTATGAACGCACTGGCGATCTGGCTGCGCAAGCGGCTTGAGCGTCGCTGGTAA
- the mnmH gene encoding tRNA 2-selenouridine(34) synthase MnmH, with protein sequence MPSRPDTSDYLALFLNDAPLMDVRAPVEFSKGSFPGAINAPLMNDEERHRVGICYKEKGQDEAIRLGHQLVAGDLKAQRIEAWRRFTADHPDGYLFCFRGGLRSRLSQEWIREAGLDYPLVTGGYKAMRRFLIDSLEALVESSEFVILSGRTGTGKTRVLQQLPNPVDLEGLANHRGSSFGRQVTPQPSQIDFENRLAVAMLKAHHHVGGPVYLEDESRMVGRCALPESLRERMTEASLMVLDQPMEERIHIIREDYVDQMAADYAERDGEEAGWLNFRDYLLSALDRIRKRLGGERHSRLRQLMEDALDIQQRTADVAAHHQWIQALLENYYDPMYDYQLDQKKGRIVMQGGPEAIIEWARHR encoded by the coding sequence ATGCCGTCCAGACCCGATACCAGCGACTACCTTGCCCTGTTCCTCAACGACGCGCCGTTGATGGACGTGCGGGCCCCCGTCGAGTTCAGTAAAGGCAGTTTCCCCGGTGCCATCAATGCTCCCCTGATGAACGACGAAGAACGCCACCGGGTAGGTATCTGTTACAAGGAAAAGGGCCAGGATGAAGCGATCAGACTCGGCCATCAACTGGTTGCCGGCGACCTCAAGGCACAGCGCATTGAAGCCTGGCGGCGCTTCACCGCAGACCATCCGGACGGTTACCTGTTCTGTTTTCGCGGCGGCCTGCGTTCGCGGCTGAGCCAGGAGTGGATCCGTGAGGCCGGCCTCGACTACCCGCTGGTTACCGGTGGCTACAAGGCGATGCGACGCTTCCTCATCGACAGCCTGGAAGCACTGGTTGAATCCTCGGAGTTTGTCATTCTGAGCGGCCGCACCGGCACCGGCAAAACCCGTGTCCTGCAACAGCTGCCCAATCCGGTGGACCTGGAGGGCCTGGCCAATCACCGGGGCTCCAGCTTTGGCCGCCAGGTCACTCCCCAGCCGTCACAGATCGACTTTGAAAACCGCCTGGCAGTTGCCATGCTCAAGGCACACCACCATGTCGGCGGGCCGGTTTATCTGGAAGATGAAAGCAGGATGGTCGGCCGTTGCGCGTTGCCGGAAAGTCTGCGCGAACGAATGACGGAAGCATCTTTGATGGTGCTTGATCAGCCTATGGAGGAGCGAATACACATCATCCGTGAAGACTATGTCGACCAGATGGCTGCGGACTATGCTGAACGGGACGGCGAAGAGGCCGGCTGGCTCAATTTCCGCGATTATCTGCTCAGCGCTCTGGACCGGATCCGCAAGCGCCTCGGTGGTGAACGCCACAGCAGGCTGCGACAGCTGATGGAAGACGCCCTCGATATACAGCAGCGGACGGCGGATGTCGCCGCGCATCATCAGTGGATTCAGGCCCTGCTGGAAAACTATTACGATCCCATGTATGACTACCAGCTGGACCAGAAAAAAGGCAGGATTGTCATGCAGGGTGGGCCAGAAGCCATTATCGAGTGGGCCAGGCACAGGTAA
- a CDS encoding YbaK/EbsC family protein — protein MPVQQLKEFLDQAGVEYMCLSHPPAFTAQQLAHHVKIAGDRVVKTVIIELDGKMAMLVMPATWRIRWDRLSRILDTDFVDLADEQEFQDRFPECEVGAMPPFGNLFDMSVYCAEALTRQPELAFAAGSHTESIHMKTEDFLNLVHPMVLEQGFVKPGAQKPAWLKGRPRRAESLTDSHTANLAGY, from the coding sequence ATGCCGGTACAGCAGTTGAAGGAATTCCTTGATCAGGCAGGCGTGGAGTACATGTGCCTGTCTCACCCCCCTGCCTTTACTGCCCAACAGCTGGCGCACCACGTCAAGATCGCTGGTGACCGGGTGGTAAAAACCGTGATTATTGAACTGGACGGCAAAATGGCCATGCTGGTCATGCCTGCCACCTGGCGTATTCGCTGGGACCGGTTAAGCCGGATTCTCGATACCGACTTTGTTGACCTGGCGGACGAACAGGAATTTCAGGACCGCTTCCCGGAATGCGAAGTGGGCGCCATGCCGCCGTTCGGCAACCTCTTTGATATGTCGGTGTACTGCGCTGAAGCCCTGACCCGGCAACCGGAACTGGCCTTTGCCGCTGGCAGCCATACCGAGTCCATCCATATGAAAACCGAGGACTTCCTGAACCTGGTTCACCCCATGGTTCTGGAGCAGGGTTTCGTCAAGCCGGGGGCGCAAAAACCCGCCTGGCTGAAAGGTCGCCCCCGCCGGGCAGAGTCGCTGACAGACAGCCACACTGCCAACCTGGCTGGCTACTGA
- a CDS encoding FAD-dependent monooxygenase, whose amino-acid sequence MTQAFDVVIVGAGMVGAALATGLGRSGFRVGLVDQGAAPSYDAAQPPDIRVSALSAGSERYLTELGAWPDILAMRATRYTRLAVWDETDHPLSNVLPRKIAEVVFDARNLSARHLGHIVENCITQQALWSSASAQPSVTLFSGHAVTSLSNSDDNATVMLDDGTELTGELVVGADGANSGTRNLAGIGVTRDQYQQQAMVISVRYQGPVQDITWQGFYPSGPRAFLPLHAAGNGESWASLVWYDSPEELARLKSLDNSVLMAEIQNAFPPELPLLTHIDARASFPIARQHAKNYVNNRVVLVGDAAHTINPLAGQGVNLGFQDARCLQSVLREARRAGCDLANPARLDQYEQQRRPANRRMMLAMDVFYHLFSNRTPPLHLLRNLGLGAAKAMPFARNRVAKYAMGIDDELPPVIRQLAERLPGFKQL is encoded by the coding sequence ATGACCCAAGCCTTTGATGTTGTTATTGTTGGTGCCGGCATGGTCGGCGCTGCCCTCGCCACCGGTCTTGGCCGCAGCGGCTTTCGCGTTGGCCTTGTGGATCAGGGTGCCGCGCCCTCCTACGATGCCGCTCAGCCTCCCGACATCCGGGTATCAGCCCTGAGTGCCGGCAGTGAGCGCTATCTGACCGAACTGGGCGCCTGGCCAGATATCCTCGCCATGCGCGCCACCCGCTATACCCGCCTGGCGGTATGGGATGAAACCGACCATCCATTGAGCAATGTTTTGCCCCGCAAGATCGCCGAGGTGGTTTTTGACGCCCGTAATCTGTCCGCCCGCCATCTGGGCCATATTGTGGAGAACTGCATCACCCAGCAGGCACTCTGGAGCAGCGCTTCCGCACAGCCGTCCGTCACCCTGTTTTCGGGCCATGCCGTCACCAGCCTCAGCAATAGCGACGACAACGCAACCGTAATGCTGGACGATGGCACGGAACTGACTGGCGAACTGGTGGTCGGCGCAGACGGTGCCAACTCCGGCACCCGCAACCTGGCCGGCATCGGCGTCACCCGTGACCAGTACCAGCAACAGGCGATGGTAATCTCCGTGCGCTACCAGGGCCCGGTGCAGGACATCACCTGGCAGGGCTTCTACCCAAGCGGCCCACGGGCCTTCCTGCCACTGCATGCCGCCGGTAACGGCGAAAGCTGGGCCTCGCTGGTGTGGTACGACTCACCGGAAGAGCTGGCGCGCCTCAAATCACTGGATAACAGCGTATTGATGGCGGAAATACAGAACGCTTTCCCGCCGGAGCTGCCGCTGCTTACCCACATTGATGCCAGGGCCAGCTTCCCGATTGCGCGCCAGCATGCCAAAAACTATGTAAACAACCGCGTGGTACTGGTAGGCGACGCTGCCCATACCATCAATCCGCTGGCAGGCCAGGGCGTAAACCTGGGCTTCCAGGACGCCCGCTGCCTGCAGTCGGTCCTCCGCGAAGCCAGGCGCGCCGGCTGTGACCTGGCCAACCCTGCCCGACTTGATCAATACGAGCAGCAACGCCGCCCGGCCAACCGCCGCATGATGCTGGCCATGGATGTTTTCTACCACCTGTTCAGCAACCGCACGCCACCTCTGCACCTGCTGCGCAACCTGGGCCTGGGGGCGGCGAAAGCCATGCCATTTGCCAGAAACCGGGTGGCCAAATACGCTATGGGTATCGACGACGAACTACCCCCGGTCATCCGTCAACTGGCGGAGCGGTTACCCGGGTTCAAACAACTTTAA
- a CDS encoding histidine triad nucleotide-binding protein → MSETIFTKIINREIPADIVYEDDASLAFRDINPQAPVHLLIIPKKEIATINDIQEGDRELVGHLYWVAAKLAKEMGFADDGYRTVMNCGENSGQTVFHIHLHVLAGKPMGWPPYTDKMKQG, encoded by the coding sequence ATGTCGGAGACCATCTTTACCAAGATCATCAACCGCGAAATTCCGGCCGATATCGTTTATGAAGACGATGCCAGCCTGGCCTTCCGGGACATCAATCCACAGGCGCCGGTGCACCTGCTGATTATCCCGAAAAAGGAAATCGCAACCATCAACGATATCCAGGAAGGCGACCGCGAACTGGTAGGCCACCTGTACTGGGTTGCCGCCAAACTGGCAAAGGAAATGGGGTTTGCGGACGATGGCTATCGAACCGTGATGAACTGTGGAGAAAACTCGGGGCAGACGGTCTTCCATATCCACCTGCACGTACTGGCAGGCAAGCCCATGGGGTGGCCGCCGTATACCGACAAGATGAAGCAGGGCTGA
- a CDS encoding 50S ribosomal protein L11 methyltransferase, which produces MTPDILNQHLAKTLSRGRVAATAPAGCPDISLYLFDPSVLEGPISHAEAQAVVAEPAYWSFCWASGQVLAAYILANPHLVKGETVLDFGSGSGIVAIAAAMAGAREAIACDIDPAALDAAGANARLNGVTVSLCDDWSTRPDNVGVVTAADVLYDPDNRPLLSVFRLAAPRVLLADSRMRDLGDDRYRQQVVIEARTWPDLHEFEEFNRVRIYRAGEGRAG; this is translated from the coding sequence ATGACCCCCGACATTCTGAACCAGCACCTCGCGAAAACTCTCAGCCGTGGGCGGGTGGCGGCCACTGCACCGGCGGGCTGCCCTGACATTTCCCTGTATCTGTTCGATCCTTCAGTCCTGGAGGGACCGATCAGCCATGCCGAAGCCCAGGCCGTGGTGGCGGAGCCAGCGTATTGGTCATTCTGCTGGGCCAGCGGGCAGGTGCTTGCGGCTTATATCCTGGCCAACCCTCACCTGGTGAAGGGCGAGACGGTACTGGATTTTGGTTCCGGGTCGGGCATTGTTGCCATTGCCGCTGCTATGGCCGGGGCGCGGGAGGCCATTGCCTGTGACATCGACCCGGCCGCGCTGGATGCTGCCGGAGCCAATGCCAGGCTGAACGGCGTGACGGTGTCTTTGTGTGATGACTGGAGCACACGGCCAGATAATGTGGGCGTTGTGACGGCAGCGGATGTGCTGTACGACCCCGATAATCGGCCCTTGTTGTCGGTGTTCAGGCTGGCTGCACCACGGGTGTTGCTGGCGGACTCAAGGATGAGGGATCTGGGAGATGATCGTTACCGGCAGCAAGTGGTCATTGAGGCCCGCACCTGGCCAGACCTGCACGAGTTCGAGGAGTTCAACCGGGTACGGATCTATCGGGCGGGAGAGGGGCGGGCCGGA